A genomic stretch from Desulfolutivibrio sulfodismutans DSM 3696 includes:
- a CDS encoding bacteriohemerythrin codes for MALKLTLVRYEPSMSVGNEELDGQHARFFELLGDFGSALADPYHPITDPAERAAVLDLVGRLREYALFHFGTEERHMQECAFPGLDEQKRAHNEFIRSVLAFERDLEAKRPLAAVKIRDFIHDWYRGHILDADKKYAPFLTGQAKKGA; via the coding sequence ATGGCCCTGAAATTGACGCTTGTCCGCTATGAGCCCTCCATGAGCGTCGGAAACGAGGAACTCGATGGACAGCACGCCCGTTTTTTTGAACTGCTGGGCGATTTCGGCTCCGCCTTGGCCGATCCCTATCATCCCATTACCGATCCGGCCGAGCGTGCGGCAGTTCTCGATCTGGTCGGGAGGCTGCGCGAGTATGCCTTGTTTCATTTTGGGACCGAGGAGCGACACATGCAGGAATGCGCGTTCCCCGGGCTCGACGAGCAAAAACGGGCTCATAACGAGTTCATCAGGTCGGTCCTGGCCTTCGAACGGGATCTTGAGGCCAAGCGTCCCCTGGCGGCGGTCAAGATCCGGGATTTCATCCACGATTGGTACCGGGGGCATATCCTTGACGCGGACAAAAAATACGCGCCCTTTCTGACCGGTCAGGCCAAAAAGGGCGCGTAG
- a CDS encoding GGDEF domain-containing protein — MNNDSPSSRAPSFCSENLCGTLERLGVPRESKWRGLILYMRSIKDYDFLDAEQKELIQKLVVSVLREKDFSETKFKEVVRQNEHILHDPWRRKVEASLKEAAKLVGEMYQIMGRRRGDVEDLEAATVSAVESGKELDEVLSDIRKGFHDMVADMEKDVDTLQELSLTDPLTGIGNRRAFDRAAVETMEAAGRLCEPMALLMIDIDHFKQFNDEHGHRIGDQALATVGSLLKGLSEEHEAGQNIISARYGGEEFAVILSGFSKSQAGDLAEIIRSRIGRYHFVIRDLSGEVITAGIKIEVSIGVAELLQDCGMAADLAHLVEAADRALYQAKNQGRNRVCLFDPSWVMDGGGRKA, encoded by the coding sequence ATGAACAACGACTCACCATCCTCCCGGGCGCCGTCGTTTTGCTCGGAGAACCTGTGCGGCACGCTGGAGCGTCTGGGCGTGCCCCGGGAATCCAAGTGGCGCGGCCTGATCCTCTACATGCGCAGCATCAAGGACTACGATTTTCTTGACGCCGAGCAAAAAGAACTCATCCAGAAGCTTGTGGTCAGCGTGCTGCGGGAAAAAGATTTTTCCGAAACCAAATTCAAGGAGGTCGTGCGCCAAAACGAGCACATCCTGCACGACCCCTGGCGACGCAAGGTGGAGGCCAGCCTCAAGGAAGCGGCCAAACTGGTAGGCGAGATGTACCAGATCATGGGACGACGGCGCGGCGACGTGGAGGATCTGGAGGCGGCCACGGTTTCGGCCGTGGAAAGCGGCAAGGAGCTCGACGAGGTTCTGTCCGACATCCGCAAGGGATTCCACGACATGGTCGCGGACATGGAAAAGGATGTGGACACCCTGCAGGAGTTAAGCCTCACCGACCCCCTGACCGGCATCGGCAACCGCCGGGCCTTCGACCGGGCCGCCGTGGAGACCATGGAGGCGGCGGGCAGGCTGTGCGAACCCATGGCGCTGCTGATGATCGATATCGACCACTTCAAACAATTCAACGACGAACACGGCCATCGCATCGGCGACCAGGCCCTGGCCACGGTAGGATCGCTGCTCAAAGGCCTTTCCGAGGAGCATGAGGCGGGGCAAAACATCATTTCGGCCAGATACGGCGGCGAGGAATTCGCCGTGATCCTGTCCGGCTTTTCCAAGTCGCAGGCCGGAGATCTGGCCGAAATCATTCGGAGCAGGATCGGCCGCTACCACTTCGTGATCCGGGATCTGTCCGGGGAGGTGATCACGGCCGGCATCAAGATCGAAGTCAGCATCGGCGTGGCGGAACTGCTTCAGGATTGCGGCATGGCCGCCGATCTGGCCCACCTCGTGGAGGCGGCGGACAGGGCCCTGTATCAGGCCAAAAACCAGGGTCGCAACCGGGTTTGCCTGTTCGATCCGTCCTGGGTCATGGATGGCGGGGGAAGGAAGGCGTAG
- a CDS encoding response regulator has product MRALIVDDDFYSRSFLEYIMHPYAFCDVAVNGEEAVMAFQKALEEKRPFSIVFMDLLMPVIDGPKALREIREIERDFGVDKASQARVIITSVLEDAEDTHNAMYLGEATSFLQKPVDEKSVLSELRRLGLVTAEEV; this is encoded by the coding sequence ATGAGGGCGCTTATCGTCGATGACGATTTCTATAGCAGGAGTTTTTTGGAATATATCATGCACCCGTATGCCTTTTGCGACGTGGCAGTAAACGGCGAAGAGGCGGTCATGGCCTTCCAGAAAGCCCTGGAGGAAAAGCGTCCCTTTTCCATTGTGTTCATGGACCTGCTCATGCCGGTCATTGACGGTCCCAAGGCTTTGCGCGAGATTCGCGAAATCGAGCGAGATTTCGGCGTGGACAAGGCCAGTCAGGCCCGGGTGATCATCACTTCGGTCCTTGAGGATGCCGAAGACACCCATAACGCCATGTACCTGGGCGAGGCCACGTCCTTTCTGCAAAAGCCCGTGGATGAAAAATCCGTCCTGTCCGAATTGCGCCGCCTGGGGCTGGTCACGGCCGAAGAGGTCTGA
- a CDS encoding PEP/pyruvate-binding domain-containing protein, translating into MFQKIKTLFQGLLTKPEADTASALSDEDIQAEFKKRYHHFKLLLTANKKALEVMSQMEQALHGGSAFGMSFIRSHSTAVSVNVYKIIEHLNIIAPGKYAALYPRMKDIQRQVATVLDNLSPPSATELTLPLARINRDMSDQVGGKMAGIGEIMSRTGLPVPPGFVITTRAYRRLIDHNDLRDEINRLLQSAGPDDQENLLALSSRIRNLIAMAEVPDDVAGAIRAAYAALCAEAGEGACVSLRSSALGEDAAGQTFAGQFATKLNVAADDLLESYKEVVASKYSPQAMTYRLNRGIPDEDIAMCVGCMAMVRAAAGGVIYSRNPLDIRDDSIFVHSSWGLPKTVVDGSVACDEFVVSREDGLALSDRRIRSKDRVFVCHEGEGVCVMETLLDKRDQPSIDDGTALRLAEAAVTLEEMYGSPVDIEWAVDAQGRLSFLQCRHLTQMEVQGGAPPPKRTTQGVIVSGGATASPGVACGPVFVVRREADLLQFPAGAVLVSLEAPPRWASVINKTAAIVTEKGGAAGHLANVAREFQVPAIMAVPGALAALPNGMEVTVDADGLAVYRGRVDEVLAYARPRKAPGSQTPMHAILRRVMDHITPLYLLDPNDAMGFRPEKCRTLHDITRFCHEKSVTEMFHFGQDFHFAKRAAKQLRYKKTAMKWWFINLDDGFAHDIPGRFVTLEEISSIPVHALWTGFLAIPWQGPPPVDAKGFMSILVRAASNPNLEESGQSAFSERNFFMISRHYMCLSSRFGFHFCTVEALVDNRPQENYVSFQFKGGAAEFMRRRLRAEFVAGILEDHGFLIDINEDSVFARRSGGTPEEMDEALRIVGYLLMHTRQLDMIMHNRPLVETYRRRIDGEIARVLAETTSPVPDSAA; encoded by the coding sequence GTGTTCCAAAAGATCAAGACCCTGTTTCAGGGCCTGCTGACCAAGCCGGAGGCCGACACGGCATCCGCGCTTTCCGACGAGGACATCCAGGCCGAGTTCAAGAAGCGGTACCATCATTTCAAGCTCCTGCTCACGGCCAACAAGAAGGCCTTGGAGGTCATGTCCCAAATGGAGCAGGCCTTGCATGGCGGCTCCGCCTTCGGCATGTCGTTTATCCGTTCCCACTCCACGGCCGTTTCGGTCAACGTCTATAAGATCATTGAGCATTTAAACATCATCGCCCCGGGGAAATACGCCGCCCTGTATCCCCGCATGAAGGACATACAGAGGCAGGTGGCCACTGTTTTGGACAACCTGTCCCCGCCGTCGGCCACGGAACTGACCCTGCCGCTTGCCCGCATCAACCGGGACATGTCCGACCAGGTGGGCGGCAAGATGGCCGGAATCGGCGAGATCATGAGCCGCACCGGGCTTCCCGTGCCGCCGGGATTCGTCATCACCACCCGGGCCTACCGCCGCCTCATCGACCACAATGATCTGCGCGACGAAATCAACCGCCTCCTGCAATCCGCCGGACCCGACGACCAGGAAAACCTCCTGGCCCTGAGTTCCCGCATCCGCAACCTGATCGCCATGGCCGAGGTTCCAGACGATGTGGCCGGGGCCATTCGTGCGGCCTATGCCGCGTTGTGCGCCGAGGCCGGGGAGGGCGCATGCGTCTCCCTGCGCAGCAGCGCCCTGGGCGAGGACGCAGCCGGGCAGACCTTCGCCGGGCAGTTCGCCACCAAGCTCAATGTGGCCGCCGATGACCTGCTTGAGTCCTACAAAGAGGTGGTGGCCAGCAAATACAGCCCGCAGGCCATGACCTACCGCCTGAACAGGGGCATCCCTGACGAAGACATCGCCATGTGCGTGGGCTGCATGGCCATGGTCCGGGCTGCGGCCGGCGGGGTCATCTATTCGCGCAATCCCCTGGACATCCGGGACGATTCCATTTTCGTCCATTCTTCCTGGGGCCTGCCCAAGACCGTGGTGGACGGGTCCGTGGCCTGCGACGAGTTCGTGGTGTCCCGGGAGGACGGGCTGGCCTTGTCCGACCGGCGCATCCGGAGCAAGGACCGGGTGTTCGTGTGCCACGAGGGCGAGGGCGTGTGCGTCATGGAGACGCTTCTGGACAAGCGCGACCAGCCGAGCATCGACGACGGCACGGCCTTGCGCCTGGCCGAGGCGGCCGTGACCTTGGAGGAGATGTACGGCTCTCCCGTGGATATCGAATGGGCCGTGGATGCCCAGGGGCGGCTCTCTTTTTTGCAGTGTCGCCACCTGACCCAGATGGAGGTCCAGGGCGGCGCCCCCCCTCCGAAACGTACGACCCAGGGCGTGATCGTCAGCGGCGGCGCCACGGCCAGCCCGGGAGTTGCCTGCGGTCCGGTTTTCGTGGTGCGCCGGGAGGCGGATCTGTTGCAGTTTCCGGCCGGGGCGGTGCTGGTCAGCCTGGAGGCCCCGCCGCGCTGGGCCTCGGTCATCAACAAAACAGCGGCCATTGTCACCGAGAAGGGCGGCGCGGCCGGACATCTGGCCAACGTGGCCCGGGAATTCCAGGTTCCGGCGATCATGGCCGTGCCCGGCGCCTTGGCGGCGCTGCCAAACGGCATGGAGGTCACGGTGGATGCCGACGGCCTGGCCGTGTACCGGGGCCGGGTGGATGAGGTTTTGGCCTACGCCCGGCCGCGCAAAGCCCCCGGGAGCCAGACCCCCATGCACGCCATCCTGCGCCGGGTCATGGACCACATCACGCCGCTGTATCTTCTGGATCCCAACGACGCCATGGGCTTTCGTCCGGAAAAATGCCGCACGCTGCATGACATCACCCGGTTCTGCCACGAGAAATCCGTCACCGAGATGTTCCACTTCGGCCAGGATTTCCATTTTGCCAAGCGCGCGGCCAAACAGCTCAGGTACAAAAAAACGGCCATGAAATGGTGGTTCATCAACCTTGATGACGGGTTCGCCCATGACATCCCGGGCCGGTTTGTGACCCTGGAGGAGATTTCCTCCATCCCGGTGCATGCCCTGTGGACCGGGTTTTTGGCCATCCCCTGGCAGGGCCCGCCGCCGGTGGACGCCAAGGGTTTCATGTCCATCCTGGTCCGGGCTGCGTCCAACCCGAACCTTGAGGAATCGGGCCAATCGGCCTTCAGCGAACGGAATTTTTTTATGATCTCAAGGCATTATATGTGCCTGAGTTCCCGCTTCGGATTCCACTTCTGTACGGTAGAGGCCCTGGTGGACAACCGGCCGCAGGAAAACTACGTCAGCTTCCAGTTCAAGGGCGGAGCCGCCGAGTTCATGCGCCGCCGCCTGCGGGCCGAGTTCGTGGCCGGCATTCTCGAGGACCATGGTTTCTTGATCGATATCAACGAGGATTCGGTATTCGCCAGACGCAGCGGCGGCACGCCCGAGGAGATGGACGAGGCCCTGCGCATAGTGGGCTATCTGCTCATGCATACCCGACAATTGGATATGATCATGCACAACCGGCCGCTGGTCGAGACCTACCGCAGGCGTATCGACGGGGAGATTGCCAGGGTCTTGGCCGAAACCACCAGCCCTGTCCCCGATTCCGCCGCCTAA
- a CDS encoding Crp/Fnr family transcriptional regulator, which yields MRTRAPNKEPGVSTARLADLFDGTKWGEDFSREEVDIIASHLHLATFSDRENVFREGDRQDFMAFIVSGMVDIVKESGDATESVVITLHPRTHLGEMAFVDGEPRSATARAKGDVTLLVLPKEQFQAILRDHPDVGVKMLMKIARLLSRRLRQTTGRLVCAPL from the coding sequence ATGCGTACACGCGCACCCAACAAAGAGCCGGGCGTAAGCACGGCACGGCTGGCGGATCTTTTCGACGGCACCAAGTGGGGCGAGGATTTCTCCCGCGAAGAAGTGGACATCATCGCCTCCCACCTGCACCTAGCGACCTTTTCCGACCGGGAAAACGTCTTTCGCGAAGGAGATCGGCAGGACTTCATGGCCTTTATCGTGTCCGGCATGGTGGATATCGTCAAGGAAAGCGGCGATGCCACCGAGTCGGTCGTCATCACCCTGCATCCCCGCACCCACCTGGGGGAGATGGCCTTTGTGGACGGGGAACCGCGCTCAGCCACGGCCCGGGCCAAGGGAGACGTGACCCTCCTGGTTTTGCCGAAAGAACAGTTTCAGGCCATTCTCAGGGACCATCCCGACGTCGGGGTGAAAATGCTCATGAAGATCGCGCGGCTTTTGAGCCGCCGGTTGCGTCAAACAACGGGCCGTCTGGTGTGTGCGCCACTGTGA